The following proteins are co-located in the Manihot esculenta cultivar AM560-2 chromosome 9, M.esculenta_v8, whole genome shotgun sequence genome:
- the LOC110607678 gene encoding syntaxin-71-like, with the protein MSVIDILTRVDAICKKYDKYDIEKHKDLNVSGDDAFARLYAVVENDIEAALQKAELASKEKNKASAVALNAEIRRTKAKLLEEVPKLQRLAIKKVKGLSTEELTARNDLVLALPDRIQAIPDGTVPAPKQSGGWGASASRTEIKFDSDGRFDGEYFQESETSSQFRQEYEMRRMKQDQGLDMISEGLDTLKNMAHDMNEELDRQVPLMDEIDTKVDKATADLKNTNVRLKDTVNQLRSSRNFCIDIVLLCIILGIAAYLYNVLKK; encoded by the exons ATGAGCGTCATCGACATTTTAACCAGAGTTGACGCCATCTGCAAGAAATATGACAAATACGACATCGAAAAGCACAAGGATCTCAATGTCTCCGGCGACGATGCTTTTGCTCGCCTCTATGCCGTCGTTGAGAATGATATCGAAGCAGCTCTTCAG AAAGCGGAGCTTGCttcaaaagagaaaaataaggcATCTGCTGTAGCTTTGAATGCGGAGATTCGTCGGACGAAGGCTAAATTGCTAGAGGAGGTCCCTAAGTTGCAGAGATTGGCTATAAAGAAG GTTAAAGGGCTCTCAACTGAAGAGCTTACTGCCCGTAATGATTTGGTCCTTGCATTACCAGATCGGATTCAAGCAATACCCGATGGAACTGTACCTGCTCCCAAACAAAGTGGAGGTTGGGGGGCTTCGGCATCCCGTACTGAAATCAAATTTGATTCAG ATGGACGTTTTGATGGTGAATACTTCCAAGAAAGTGAGACATCTAGTCAATTCAGGCAGGAGTATGAAATGCGTAGAATGAAGCAG GATCAAGGTTTGGATATGATTTCTGAAGGTTTGGATACCCTGAAAAACATGGCTCATGACATGAatgag GAGTTGGATAGGCAAGTTCCTTTGATGGATGAAATTGACACAAAG GTAGACAAGGCAACAGCTGACCTTAAAAACACCAATGTTAGACTCAAAGACACTGTTAACCAG TTGAGATCTAGCCGGAACTTCTGTATTGATATTGTTTTGTTGTGCATAATTTTGGGAATTGCTGCCTATTTATACAA TGTGCTCAAGAAGTGA